The following nucleotide sequence is from Candidatus Nanopelagicales bacterium.
ATCGGCGTCCTTGAGGCGGGCGAGGTGTAACGCCAGCAGCATCCCTTTGCCAAGTTCGAGTGTCATGTCCGCGAGTTTGGTCTGCGTGATTTGGTAGGCCGCCAACGGCTTGTCGAACATCATCCGGTTCTCGACATACGCCAGCGTGACCTCGAGGCAGTCGCGGGCGGCACCGAGTGCACCGAAGATGATGCCGAACCGCGCCTCGCTCAGGCAGGACAACGGCCCCGATAACCCGCGCGCATGCGGCAACTGAGCGGACGCGGGCAACCGCACGTCGGCGAGGACCAACTCGGAGGTGACGGAGGCCCGCAGTGACATCTTGTGCTTGATCTCAGGCGCGGAGAAGCCAGGAGTTGACGCGGGCACCACGAAGCCGCGGATGCCCTCGTCGGTTTGCGCCCACACGATTGCCACGTCGGCGACCGATCCGTTGGTGATCCACATTTTGTTACCGGTGATGATCCAGTCGTCACCGTCGCGGCGGGCGAAAGTGCGCATGCCAGCGGGGTTGGAGCCAAAGTCAGGTTCAGTCAAACCGAAGCAACCGATCGTCTCGCCGGTGGCCATCGTCGGTAGCCACTCCTGCTTCTGCTCCTCGCTGCCCCAGCGCCAGATCGCGAACATCGCCAACGAACCCTGCACCGAAACCAACGAGCGAATCCCGGAATCGGCCGCCTCGAGCTCCAGGCAGGCCAACCCGTACGCGGTCGCGCTGGTGCCAGCGCAGCCGTAGCCGGTCAGGTGCATGCCGAGCAGACCCATCGCGCCGAGGTTCGTGGCCAACTCGCGGACTGGAAGGGTCCCGGCCTCGTACCAATCGCTGACGTGCGGCCGGACCTCACTGTCGAGCAGCGCACGTACTGAATCCCGCATCCGGCGATCCTCGTCGCTGATCAGCGACTCGGTTCCAAAAAGGGCCAGTGGGGTTTGGGTCGCCATTGCTCCACCTTCCCAGTCGCGCGCCCGTCTATCGAATGCGGGCCTTCGCTACACCGTCAGCCGGACAGGCGTCTGCGCGCGTCACTCGTACGGCCTAACGCGAGGTTAGGGGTGACTAACTTCGGTCGAAACTGGCATAGACGGATCGACGGGCAAGCTGCTGCGGTTGCCCGTGGAACCACGGTTGACGACATGGAGGTGCATGCGTGGCATCCGCTCACTCGTCGCCTAACTCGCGCGCCGCTGAACACACCGAGTCATTCTTCGACATCTTCCCCGACCTGCTGGCGATCGCCGACGCCGACGGCAAGTTGGTTCGAACGAACGAGGCGTGGCAGGCAGTCCTGGGCTACTCGCCCGACGAACTCGAGGGCATGCGCATCCTCGATTTGGTCCATCCCGAGGATGTCGACACGACGCTCGATTCGCGGGAGCAGGTGCTCCGCGGGCTGTCGATCGACGGCTTTGTCAATCGCTACCGCCATCGGGATGGTTCATGGCGCTACCTGTCCTGGGTGTCTCGGCCGGTTGACGGGTACGTCCATGCCATTGCTCGCGATGTGACGCGGGAGCGAGCCACGCGCGAGACCCTGCGATCAACCGAGGCCGTGTATCGCGCAATGCTCAACTCGCCCGTGCTCGGCGTTGTGCTGCAATCCCCCGGCGGCATCGTGCGGGAGGTGAACGCAACGGCGGAGCGACTGCTGGGCGTAACCAGCGAGCAGATGATGGGCAGGGCACCGGTATCCGACGAGCGTCGGACCGTGCACTTGGACATGAGTGACTTCACTGTCGAGGACTACCCGGCGACCAAAGTGCTGGCAACAGGAGAACCGGTGGGCGACGTTGTGCTGGGGGTTAACGCCCCTGAGTTCGAGTCGTACAACTGGCTTCGGGTCGATTCGCAGCCGATCGAACGTGACGGCGAGATCTGGGCATACACCACGCTCGCGGATGTCACCGACTTGCTCACCGCCGTCACCGATGCACAGGCCATTCGCCGGGTGGTCGATCAACACGAGATCATCTCGGTCACCGATTTGGATGGTCGGATCATCGAGGCGAACGACAGGTTCTGCCAGATCTCCGGATACGAGCGCGAGGAACTGCTCGGTCGAACCCACGCGATCGTCAGTTCCGGCCGACACGGCGACGAGTTCTACGCCGACCTGTGGCAGACGATCACCGCTGGCGACACCTGGTCCGGCGAACTGTGCAACCGCCGTAAGAACGGTGAGCTCTACTGGGTGATAGCAACGATCGTGCCGATCAAGGACATCGAGGGCCGCACGACAAGCTACATGTCCATCCGAACCGAAATCACCCAACAGAAGCTGGCGGAACGGGAGGCGAACCGACAGGCGCACGTGGACGGCCTGACGGGCTTGGCCAACCGCCGTCGTTTCGACGCCGAACTTGACGCGCTGTGTTCGTATAGCGAGGTATCCGGTCAGCCGTTCTCCGTTGTCATCGCGGACATTGACTTCTTCAAGAACTACAACGACGCGCTTGGCCACCAGCAAGGCGATGAGGCCCTACGGGCGGTCGCGCGTGCGCTGTCCGATTGCTTGCCGCGCCGCGGCGATCTGATCGCGCGGTGGGGCGGCGAGGAGTTCGCGCTGCTGGCGCCGAACACTGACGTCGACGGTGCCGCCATCAGCGCACGCAAGCTCGTCGCTGCCGTGGATGCCCTGGCCCTGCCCCACCCGGACTCCGAGTGCGGTGACTTCATCACCGTCAGCGTCGGGTACGCCACGGCAACGGCATCACCGATACAGGCCGCCGAGCAAGTCGTCGCGCAGGCCGACGACCGCCTCTACCAAGCCAAAGCGCAGGGGCGCAATCGAATCGTCGGCCCCGGACCCAGTGAGCCCGCAACCTCGTGAGCACGCACTGCCGTGAGCCCGCATCGTGCTAAGCCGTGCAGCCGGTTCAGCCGCCGACCGATGTATGCGTCTGGCAGGGTGTGCACATGGCCACGGCGGAAACACCCTCGGAAACTCCCGCGGATGCAAAGTCCGACCCCACCTTGAGCCGAGGCCGGGCCATTGCCTTCGGCATCCTCATCGCCGTTATTAGTTTCCCGCTCGGCTACGCGGTGCTGCAGGTGGTGCAGTACTCCATCGAATGGGTCTGGGTGGACTTTCCCCGGGACGCATCCGAGCCGCTCGTCTGGTTGTTGGCGCTCGGTCTCCCGACCTTTGCGGGGGTCCTGGTGGCGTGGTTTCGCCAGCACGGCAACGATGGCCACAATCCCATGCTGGGTATCGCCATCACCCCCTTGAGCGGACGTGACTACGTCGCGGTCATCGGTGCGATTCTGGCGACCCTGATCGGTGGGATGGTCCTCGGACCTGAAGTGGCAATGGTGTCCACGGGTGCAGTCGTCGGCACCGCTATCGCGACCCGTGCGGGGATGACGGTCAAGCAGGGGGCAACCATCGGCGCCTCAGCAGCAGTCCTTGCGCTCTTCGCTGGTCCCATTATCAATGGGACCTTCTCGACCGCCTCGACTTATAGGTTCGACGTCAAGGATCTTGTCGGTGCGGTCGGAGTGGCAGCAGTAACTGCTGCCGTACTAACCGCAGGCAGGTTCCTGTCGATCGGAATCCTCAAACTGCATGGCGGCGACCGGCCGAAGACCAGCATTCTGGCGATCAGCGGGTTTCTGGTCGGGGCCCTCGGACTCGGCTACTACCTGACCACCGGTCACGAACTCGCGCTCATCATGACCAGCGGCGAGTCCGAGACCAAGGCGCTGTTGGCGCTGAGCAGTGCTGGTGCGATCGCGGTAACGGTGGCGTTCAAGTGGCTGGCTTATTCGATCAGCATGGGCGGGGGATTCCGCGGTGGCCCGTTCTTCCCCGCGATCTACATCGGCGCCGGA
It contains:
- a CDS encoding acyl-CoA dehydrogenase family protein; translation: MATQTPLALFGTESLISDEDRRMRDSVRALLDSEVRPHVSDWYEAGTLPVRELATNLGAMGLLGMHLTGYGCAGTSATAYGLACLELEAADSGIRSLVSVQGSLAMFAIWRWGSEEQKQEWLPTMATGETIGCFGLTEPDFGSNPAGMRTFARRDGDDWIITGNKMWITNGSVADVAIVWAQTDEGIRGFVVPASTPGFSAPEIKHKMSLRASVTSELVLADVRLPASAQLPHARGLSGPLSCLSEARFGIIFGALGAARDCLEVTLAYVENRMMFDKPLAAYQITQTKLADMTLELGKGMLLALHLARLKDADQLRPEQVSLGKLNNVREAVAIARQCRTLLGANGISAEYPVMRHANNLESVLTYEGTSEVHQLIIGQALTGHGAFR
- a CDS encoding PAS domain S-box protein, whose product is MASAHSSPNSRAAEHTESFFDIFPDLLAIADADGKLVRTNEAWQAVLGYSPDELEGMRILDLVHPEDVDTTLDSREQVLRGLSIDGFVNRYRHRDGSWRYLSWVSRPVDGYVHAIARDVTRERATRETLRSTEAVYRAMLNSPVLGVVLQSPGGIVREVNATAERLLGVTSEQMMGRAPVSDERRTVHLDMSDFTVEDYPATKVLATGEPVGDVVLGVNAPEFESYNWLRVDSQPIERDGEIWAYTTLADVTDLLTAVTDAQAIRRVVDQHEIISVTDLDGRIIEANDRFCQISGYEREELLGRTHAIVSSGRHGDEFYADLWQTITAGDTWSGELCNRRKNGELYWVIATIVPIKDIEGRTTSYMSIRTEITQQKLAEREANRQAHVDGLTGLANRRRFDAELDALCSYSEVSGQPFSVVIADIDFFKNYNDALGHQQGDEALRAVARALSDCLPRRGDLIARWGGEEFALLAPNTDVDGAAISARKLVAAVDALALPHPDSECGDFITVSVGYATATASPIQAAEQVVAQADDRLYQAKAQGRNRIVGPGPSEPATS